Proteins from one Staphylococcus saprophyticus subsp. saprophyticus ATCC 15305 = NCTC 7292 genomic window:
- the dnaN gene encoding DNA polymerase III subunit beta: MEFTIRRDYFINQLNDTLKAISPRTTLPILTGIKIEVKNNEVILTGSDSEISIEITIPKQVDGEDIIDIVETGSVVLPGRFFVDIIKKLPGKEVKLSTNEQFQTLITSGHSEFNLSGLDPDQYPLLPQVSRDDAIQLSVKVLKNVIAQTNFAVSTSETRPVLTGVNWLIQENELICTATDSHRLAVRKVALEDDSENKNVIIPGKALSELNKIMSDSEEDIDIFFASNQVLFKVGNVNFISRLLEGHYPDTSRLFPENYEIKLGIDNGEFYHAIDRASLLAREGGNNVIKLSTGNELVELSSTSPEIGTVKEDVKASNVDGGNLKISFNSKYMMDALKAIDNDEVEVEFFGTMKPFILKPKDDDSVTQLILPIRTY; the protein is encoded by the coding sequence ATGGAATTCACAATAAGAAGAGATTATTTTATTAATCAATTAAATGACACACTTAAGGCCATCTCACCAAGAACAACATTACCTATCTTAACTGGTATCAAAATTGAAGTTAAAAACAACGAAGTTATACTAACTGGTTCTGATTCAGAAATCTCAATCGAAATCACTATTCCTAAACAAGTCGATGGTGAAGATATTATTGATATTGTTGAAACCGGATCAGTCGTGCTTCCTGGTCGTTTCTTCGTAGACATTATAAAAAAATTACCAGGTAAAGAAGTTAAACTTTCTACAAATGAACAGTTCCAAACACTTATTACATCTGGACATTCTGAATTTAACTTAAGTGGTTTAGACCCAGATCAATACCCGTTATTGCCACAAGTTTCTCGTGATGATGCGATCCAATTATCAGTTAAAGTGCTTAAAAACGTTATCGCACAGACTAATTTCGCAGTGTCCACCTCAGAAACACGCCCAGTACTTACTGGTGTCAACTGGCTTATACAAGAAAATGAATTAATATGCACAGCTACTGACTCACACCGCTTGGCTGTAAGAAAGGTAGCATTAGAAGATGACTCAGAAAATAAAAATGTCATCATTCCTGGTAAAGCATTATCTGAGTTAAATAAGATTATGTCAGACAGTGAAGAAGACATCGATATTTTCTTTGCTTCAAATCAAGTGTTATTCAAAGTGGGTAACGTAAACTTTATTTCACGTTTATTAGAAGGTCATTATCCTGATACATCTCGTTTATTCCCAGAGAATTACGAAATTAAATTAGGAATTGATAATGGTGAATTCTATCATGCCATCGATCGTGCATCTTTATTAGCACGTGAAGGCGGCAATAATGTCATTAAATTAAGTACAGGTAATGAACTTGTAGAATTATCTTCAACATCACCAGAAATTGGTACGGTAAAAGAAGATGTTAAAGCAAGTAATGTAGATGGTGGCAACCTAAAAATTTCATTCAACTCAAAATATATGATGGATGCTTTAAAAGCCATTGATAACGATGAAGTGGAAGTAGAATTTTTCGGTACAATGAAACCATTTATTTTAAAACCAAAAGACGATGATTCAGTTACACAACTTATCTTACCGATTAGAACGTATTAA
- the dnaA gene encoding chromosomal replication initiator protein DnaA, giving the protein MSEQEIWEKVLTLAQEKVSSASYQTFLKDTKLFKLQNEQAIVVTDDDFVANWLKMNYAEIIKAALYEAIGHEIAPVFYTEEELKSLHTSEQKEENQPEQPAKKYTPGVDEAVIGGEQFNTHNTFETFVIGPGNRFPHAASLAVAEAPAKAYNPLFIYGGVGLGKTHLMHAIGHYVLDNNPDAKVIYTSSEKFTNEFIKSIRDNKTERFREKYRNIDVLLIDDIQFIQNKEQTQEEFFHTFNELHQANKQIVISSDRPPKEIAKLEDRLRSRFEWGLIVDITPPDYETRMAILQKKIGEENLNIPTEALTYIANQIQSNIRELEGALTRVLAFSKLQGQPITTELTAEALKDIIQAPKSKKITIQDIQKIVGQYYSVRIEDFSAKKRTKSIAYPRQIAMYLSRELTDFSLPKIGEEFGGRDHTTVIHAHEKIVKDIQNDPTFKQEVENLEKEIRNQ; this is encoded by the coding sequence ATGTCAGAACAAGAAATTTGGGAAAAAGTTCTAACCTTGGCTCAAGAAAAAGTAAGTAGTGCAAGCTACCAAACATTTCTTAAAGATACAAAATTGTTTAAACTGCAGAATGAGCAAGCGATTGTAGTTACTGATGACGATTTTGTTGCTAATTGGTTAAAGATGAATTACGCAGAAATTATTAAAGCTGCTTTATATGAAGCAATTGGTCATGAGATAGCACCAGTCTTTTATACTGAAGAAGAGCTAAAAAGCTTACATACAAGTGAGCAAAAAGAAGAAAATCAACCAGAACAACCAGCCAAAAAGTATACGCCAGGCGTTGATGAAGCTGTCATTGGCGGTGAACAGTTCAATACACATAATACGTTTGAAACATTTGTCATTGGACCAGGTAATAGATTCCCTCATGCTGCAAGTCTTGCAGTGGCAGAAGCACCAGCTAAAGCGTATAATCCATTATTTATTTATGGTGGTGTTGGTTTAGGTAAGACCCATCTAATGCATGCGATTGGTCATTATGTATTGGATAACAATCCAGACGCTAAAGTTATTTATACGTCTAGTGAAAAATTTACAAATGAATTTATTAAGTCTATTCGTGATAATAAAACTGAACGTTTTAGGGAAAAATACCGTAATATCGACGTTTTATTAATTGATGATATTCAATTTATTCAAAATAAAGAACAAACTCAAGAAGAATTTTTCCATACATTTAATGAATTACATCAAGCAAATAAGCAAATTGTAATTTCTAGTGATCGACCTCCAAAAGAAATTGCTAAACTAGAAGATCGTTTACGTTCACGTTTCGAATGGGGATTAATCGTAGATATTACGCCGCCTGATTATGAAACAAGAATGGCGATTTTACAGAAGAAAATTGGCGAAGAAAATCTTAACATTCCAACTGAGGCGCTTACTTACATCGCTAATCAAATTCAGTCTAATATTCGTGAACTTGAAGGTGCATTAACACGTGTCTTAGCATTTTCAAAATTACAGGGACAACCCATTACGACTGAGTTAACAGCTGAAGCACTTAAAGATATTATTCAAGCACCTAAATCTAAAAAAATCACGATACAAGATATTCAGAAAATTGTTGGTCAGTATTATAGTGTAAGAATTGAAGATTTTAGCGCTAAAAAACGAACAAAATCCATCGCTTATCCGCGTCAAATTGCAATGTACTTATCACGTGAGTTAACCGATTTTTCATTACCAAAAATTGGTGAAGAGTTTGGCGGTCGTGATCATACAACGGTTATTCATGCACATGAAAAAATAGTTAAAGATATACAAAATGATCCAACTTTTAAACAAGAAGTTGAAAATTTAGAAAAAGAAATAAGAAACCAATAA
- a CDS encoding NAD(P)H-hydrate dehydratase has protein sequence METLSQVSIPKRKDETHKGDYGRILLIGGNANLGGAIMLAARACVYSGSGLITVATHPTNHAALHSRCPEAMVIDINDTKMLTKMIENTDCILIGPGLGCDFKGNNAITFLLQNIQPHQKLIVDGDAITIFSKLKPDIPTCKVIFTPHQKEWERLSGIPIEEQTYERNREAADRIGATIVLKMHGTEIYFRGKDYKLPIGTPAMATGGMGDTLSGMITSFVGQFNDTEEAVTSATYTHSYIGEQLAEKMYVVPPSRLISEIPHAMKALEN, from the coding sequence ATGGAAACTTTATCACAAGTAAGCATTCCAAAACGTAAAGATGAAACACATAAAGGTGATTATGGGAGAATTCTTTTAATTGGGGGCAATGCGAACTTAGGTGGTGCAATCATGCTTGCAGCTCGAGCGTGTGTTTATAGTGGTAGCGGATTAATCACTGTAGCTACACATCCAACAAATCATGCCGCTTTACATTCACGTTGTCCAGAGGCCATGGTGATTGATATTAACGATACTAAAATGTTAACAAAAATGATTGAGAACACGGATTGTATCTTAATCGGACCAGGACTCGGTTGTGATTTTAAAGGCAATAATGCCATTACTTTCCTATTACAAAATATTCAACCACATCAAAAATTAATTGTAGATGGGGATGCTATTACAATTTTTAGTAAATTGAAACCAGACATTCCTACGTGCAAGGTTATCTTTACGCCTCACCAAAAAGAGTGGGAACGTTTAAGTGGTATTCCTATAGAGGAACAAACGTATGAACGTAATCGTGAAGCCGCAGATCGCATTGGTGCAACCATTGTCTTAAAAATGCACGGAACTGAAATCTATTTCAGAGGTAAAGACTACAAACTGCCAATAGGGACACCAGCAATGGCTACAGGTGGTATGGGTGATACTTTATCTGGTATGATTACAAGCTTTGTCGGCCAATTCAACGACACAGAAGAAGCCGTTACAAGTGCTACGTATACGCATAGTTATATTGGAGAACAGTTAGCAGAAAAAATGTATGTCGTGCCACCATCCAGACTAATCAGTGAAATACCTCATGCTATGAAAGCTTTAGAAAATTAA
- the gyrA gene encoding DNA gyrase subunit A: MAELPESRINERNITSEMRESFLDYAMSVIVSRALPDVRDGLKPVHRRILYGLHEQGMTPDKSYKKSARIVGDVMGKYHPHGDSSIYEAMVRMAQDFSYRYPLVDGQGNFGSMDGDGAAAMRYTEARMSKITLELLRDLNKDTIDFIDNYDGNEREPSVLPARFPNLLVNGASGIAVGMATNIPPHNLTEVINGILSLSYNPDITIAELMEDIQGPDFPTAGIILGKSGIRRAFETGRGSIQLRSRAEIEERGGGRQRIVVTEVPYQVNKARMIEKIAELARDKKIDGITDLRDETSLRTGVRVVIDIRKDANASVVLNNLYKQTPLQTSFGVNMIALVNGRPKLISLKDALVEYLEHQKVVVRRRTEYNLKKALDRAHILEGLRIALDHIDEIIRVIRESDNDKIAMASLQEQFKLSERQAQAILDMRLRRLTGLERDKIEAEYNELIAYIEELKSILADEEKLLQIVRDELIDVRERYGDERKTEIQLGGLDDIEDEDLIPEEQIVITLSHNNYIKRLPVSTYRAQHRGGRGVQGMNTLEEDFVSQLVTLSTHDNVLFFTNKGRVYKLKGYEVPELSRQSKGIPVVNAIELDNDESISTMIAVKDLESEEDYLVFATQKGRVKRSALSNFSHINKNGKIAISFKQDDELIAVRLTDGETDILIGTSHASLIRFPETALRPLGRTAAGVKGITLREDDKVVGLDVTKAESDDEILVVTENGYGKRTPVEDYRLSNRGGKGIKTATITERNGNVVCITSVTGEEDLMVVTNSGVIIRIDVEDISQNGRAAQGVRLIKLGENQFVSTVAKVNEEDEAETETEAIASDSENTDATEQMAQDSQQGEAVIEDDAPGNAIHTEVEDSDVSDDDDRQEVRQDFMDRVNEDIDNADNEDNEEE; this comes from the coding sequence ATGGCTGAATTACCTGAATCAAGAATTAATGAACGAAATATAACGAGTGAGATGCGCGAGTCATTCTTAGACTATGCGATGAGTGTTATTGTCTCACGTGCTTTACCTGATGTGAGAGATGGTTTGAAACCAGTACATCGACGCATATTGTATGGTTTACATGAACAAGGTATGACACCAGACAAGTCATACAAGAAATCTGCGCGTATTGTTGGGGACGTAATGGGTAAATATCACCCACATGGTGACTCATCAATTTATGAAGCAATGGTTAGAATGGCACAAGACTTCAGCTATCGATATCCTTTAGTTGATGGACAAGGTAACTTTGGTTCTATGGATGGCGACGGTGCGGCTGCGATGCGTTATACAGAAGCACGTATGTCTAAGATTACACTTGAATTACTTAGAGATTTAAATAAAGATACAATTGATTTTATCGATAACTATGATGGTAATGAAAGAGAGCCGTCAGTCTTACCTGCTAGATTCCCTAACTTATTAGTTAATGGTGCATCTGGTATCGCTGTTGGGATGGCTACAAATATTCCGCCACATAATTTAACAGAGGTCATCAACGGTATTTTAAGTTTAAGTTATAATCCCGATATTACCATTGCTGAATTGATGGAAGATATACAAGGGCCAGACTTCCCGACTGCAGGTATTATCCTTGGAAAGAGTGGGATTCGTCGTGCATTTGAAACAGGTCGAGGATCAATACAATTGCGCTCTCGTGCAGAAATAGAAGAACGTGGTGGCGGTCGTCAACGTATTGTTGTTACAGAAGTACCGTACCAAGTTAACAAAGCACGTATGATAGAAAAGATTGCTGAATTAGCGCGTGATAAGAAAATAGACGGTATCACAGACTTACGCGATGAAACAAGTTTACGTACAGGTGTCCGTGTAGTAATCGATATCCGTAAAGATGCCAACGCGAGTGTTGTCTTAAATAACTTATACAAACAAACACCATTACAAACATCATTTGGTGTAAACATGATTGCCTTAGTTAATGGCAGACCAAAACTTATTTCACTTAAAGATGCCTTAGTTGAATACTTAGAGCATCAAAAAGTCGTTGTAAGAAGACGTACCGAATATAATTTAAAAAAAGCTTTAGATCGTGCACATATATTAGAAGGTTTGAGAATTGCGCTTGATCATATTGATGAAATTATCAGAGTTATTCGTGAATCAGATAACGATAAGATTGCCATGGCAAGTTTACAAGAACAATTTAAATTATCTGAACGTCAAGCACAAGCGATTTTAGATATGCGTTTAAGACGTTTAACTGGTTTAGAAAGAGATAAGATTGAAGCTGAATATAATGAACTAATTGCTTATATTGAAGAATTGAAATCTATCCTTGCAGATGAAGAAAAATTATTACAAATTGTTCGTGATGAATTGATTGATGTCCGTGAGCGTTATGGTGATGAACGTAAGACTGAAATCCAACTTGGTGGTTTAGATGACATTGAAGATGAGGATTTAATTCCAGAAGAACAAATTGTGATTACGTTAAGTCATAATAACTACATCAAACGATTACCAGTTTCAACTTATAGAGCACAACACCGTGGTGGTCGTGGTGTTCAAGGTATGAATACGCTAGAAGAAGACTTTGTAAGTCAACTTGTGACGTTAAGTACACATGACAACGTGCTATTCTTTACGAATAAAGGTCGTGTCTATAAACTTAAAGGCTATGAAGTGCCAGAGCTTTCTCGTCAGTCTAAAGGTATTCCAGTAGTTAACGCAATTGAGTTAGACAATGACGAATCGATTAGTACGATGATTGCTGTTAAAGATTTAGAAAGTGAAGAAGATTATTTAGTCTTTGCTACTCAAAAAGGTAGAGTGAAACGTTCTGCCCTAAGTAACTTCTCACATATTAATAAAAACGGTAAAATTGCGATTAGTTTCAAACAGGATGACGAATTGATTGCAGTACGTCTAACTGATGGTGAAACTGATATTCTAATAGGTACATCGCACGCTTCATTAATTCGCTTCCCTGAAACTGCATTGCGTCCACTTGGCCGTACCGCGGCGGGTGTGAAAGGTATTACACTTAGAGAAGACGATAAAGTAGTCGGTTTAGATGTTACAAAAGCCGAAAGCGATGATGAAATACTCGTCGTGACTGAAAATGGTTACGGTAAACGTACACCAGTTGAAGATTACAGATTATCAAACCGTGGTGGTAAAGGTATTAAAACAGCGACTATCACAGAACGTAATGGTAATGTAGTTTGTATCACATCAGTGACTGGTGAAGAAGACTTGATGGTTGTTACAAACTCTGGCGTGATTATCCGTATTGATGTAGAGGATATTTCACAAAACGGCCGTGCAGCACAAGGTGTGAGATTGATTAAATTAGGTGAAAATCAATTCGTATCTACAGTAGCTAAAGTAAATGAGGAAGATGAAGCTGAAACAGAAACTGAAGCAATTGCCTCCGATTCAGAAAATACTGATGCAACTGAACAAATGGCACAAGATTCACAACAAGGTGAAGCTGTGATAGAGGACGATGCACCAGGCAACGCCATTCATACAGAAGTTGAAGATAGTGATGTATCAGATGATGATGATCGTCAAGAAGTACGACAAGACTTTATGGACCGTGTGAATGAAGATATTGATAATGCGGACAACGAAGATAACGAAGAAGAGTAA
- the gyrB gene encoding DNA topoisomerase (ATP-hydrolyzing) subunit B, with amino-acid sequence MEAVSDVNNTEDYGAGQIQVLEGLEAVRKRPGMYIGSTSEKGLHHLVWEIVDNSIDEALAGYADTIEVVIEKDNWIKVTDNGRGIPVGIQEKMGRPAVEVILTVLHAGGKFGGGGYKVSGGLHGVGSSVVNALSEDLEVYVYKDRKVYHQGYKKGVPQFDLKVIEETDDDNTGTVIRFKADSEIFTETTTYHYETLQQRTRELAFLNKGISITLRDERGEEVREDTYHYEGGIKSYVEMLNENKQPLHEEPIYVHQTKDDIEVEIALQYNKGFATNLLTYANNIHTYEGGTHEEGFKRALSRVLNSYGLNSKIIKEDKERLSGEDTREGLTAIVSIKHGDPQFEGQTKTKLGNSEVRQIVDKLFSELFERFLYEHPQVGRIVVEKGIMASHARLAAKKAREVTRRKSALEISSLPGKLADCSSKDPSRSEIFIVEGDSAGGSTKSGRDSETQAILPLRGKILNVEKARLDRILNNNEIRSMITAFGTGIGGEFDLSKARYHKIVLMTDADVDGAHIRTLLLTFFYRFMRPLLEAGYVYIAQPPLFKLTQGKQKYYVFNERELEKLKAELEPTPKWSISRYKGLGEMNADQLWETTMNPENRAMLQVSLDDAIEADQVFEMLMGDVVENRRQFIEDNAVYANLDF; translated from the coding sequence GTGGAAGCAGTGTCAGATGTGAACAACACGGAAGATTATGGTGCTGGACAGATTCAGGTATTGGAAGGTCTAGAAGCGGTACGTAAAAGACCAGGTATGTATATTGGTTCAACTTCAGAAAAAGGTTTACACCATCTTGTATGGGAAATTGTCGATAACAGTATCGATGAAGCACTTGCAGGTTATGCCGACACAATTGAAGTTGTAATCGAAAAAGATAATTGGATTAAGGTAACGGATAATGGCCGTGGTATACCTGTTGGCATTCAAGAAAAAATGGGACGTCCTGCAGTTGAGGTTATTCTAACTGTATTACATGCTGGTGGTAAATTCGGTGGCGGCGGTTATAAAGTTTCTGGTGGTTTACATGGTGTAGGTTCATCAGTAGTAAACGCGTTATCAGAAGATCTTGAAGTATACGTGTATAAAGACCGCAAAGTTTATCATCAAGGTTATAAAAAAGGTGTACCTCAATTTGACTTGAAAGTCATTGAAGAAACAGATGATGATAATACAGGTACAGTCATTCGTTTTAAAGCGGATTCTGAAATTTTCACAGAAACGACAACATATCATTATGAAACATTACAACAACGTACAAGAGAGCTTGCGTTCCTAAATAAAGGTATTTCAATTACTTTAAGAGATGAACGTGGTGAAGAAGTTCGTGAAGACACATATCACTATGAAGGTGGTATTAAATCTTATGTTGAAATGCTAAATGAAAACAAACAGCCTTTACATGAAGAACCTATTTACGTGCATCAAACCAAAGATGATATTGAAGTTGAAATTGCTTTACAATACAACAAAGGTTTTGCAACAAACTTGTTGACGTATGCGAATAATATTCACACATATGAAGGTGGTACACACGAAGAAGGTTTCAAACGTGCACTATCTCGTGTACTTAATAGTTACGGATTAAATAGTAAAATTATCAAAGAAGATAAAGAAAGACTTTCAGGTGAAGACACACGTGAAGGTTTGACAGCAATTGTTTCAATTAAGCACGGTGATCCACAATTTGAAGGACAAACAAAAACAAAATTAGGTAACTCTGAAGTACGTCAAATCGTTGATAAACTATTCTCTGAGTTATTTGAGCGTTTCTTATATGAACATCCTCAAGTAGGCCGTATTGTAGTTGAAAAAGGTATCATGGCTTCACACGCACGCCTTGCTGCGAAAAAAGCACGTGAAGTTACGCGCCGTAAATCAGCATTAGAAATATCAAGCTTACCTGGTAAATTGGCGGATTGCTCTAGTAAAGACCCATCACGTAGTGAAATCTTTATCGTCGAGGGTGACTCTGCCGGTGGGTCTACAAAATCCGGTCGTGATTCAGAAACACAAGCGATATTGCCATTGCGTGGTAAAATCTTGAACGTTGAAAAAGCACGTTTAGATAGAATTTTAAATAATAACGAGATTCGTTCGATGATTACGGCATTTGGTACGGGTATTGGTGGCGAATTTGATTTAAGTAAGGCACGCTATCATAAGATTGTCCTTATGACAGATGCTGATGTCGATGGTGCACATATTAGAACATTGTTATTAACATTCTTCTATCGCTTTATGAGACCATTATTAGAAGCAGGATATGTGTATATTGCACAACCACCTTTATTCAAATTGACACAAGGTAAACAAAAGTACTATGTCTTTAATGAACGTGAATTAGAAAAACTTAAAGCTGAGTTAGAACCAACGCCAAAATGGTCGATTTCACGTTACAAAGGTCTTGGTGAAATGAATGCGGATCAATTATGGGAAACTACTATGAATCCAGAAAATAGAGCCATGTTACAAGTATCATTGGATGATGCGATTGAAGCGGACCAAGTCTTCGAAATGTTAATGGGCGACGTTGTAGAGAACCGTAGACAGTTTATTGAAGATAATGCAGTCTATGCCAACTTAGATTTCTAA
- the recF gene encoding DNA replication/repair protein RecF (All proteins in this family for which functions are known are DNA-binding proteins that assist the filamentation of RecA onto DNA for the initiation of recombination or recombinational repair.): protein MKLKTLQLQNYRNYESISLNCHPDVNILIGENAQGKTNLLESIYTLALAKSHRTSNDKELIRFDSDYAKIEGDLSYRYGEMPLTMYITKKGKQVKINHLEQSRLTQYIGHLNVVLFAPEDLNIVKGSPQIRRRFIDMELGQISAVYLNDLSQYQRILKQKNNYLKQLQYGQKTDSTMLEVLNQQFAEYALKITLRREHFINELESLAKPIHSGITNERETLSLNYLPSIKLENKDKSETERLEEVLTILNDNMEREKDRGVCLYGPHRDDLGFNVNGMDAQTYGSQGQQRTTALSIKLAEIELMNIEVGEYPILLLDDVLSELDDSRQSHLLSTIQHKVQTFVTTTSVDGIEHEIMKNAKLYRINQGEIIK, encoded by the coding sequence ATGAAATTAAAGACACTCCAGTTACAAAATTATCGTAATTATGAGTCCATTTCCTTAAATTGTCATCCCGATGTCAATATATTGATTGGTGAAAATGCCCAAGGGAAGACTAATTTATTAGAATCTATTTATACGTTAGCACTAGCTAAAAGTCACAGAACGTCTAATGACAAAGAACTCATACGTTTCGATAGCGACTATGCTAAAATAGAGGGTGACCTTAGTTATAGATATGGTGAGATGCCTTTAACGATGTACATCACTAAAAAAGGTAAACAAGTCAAAATCAATCACTTAGAACAAAGTAGACTGACCCAGTATATTGGGCACTTGAACGTCGTTTTGTTTGCGCCTGAGGATTTAAATATTGTCAAAGGATCACCGCAGATTAGACGTAGATTTATAGATATGGAACTTGGACAAATCTCAGCAGTATATTTAAATGATTTGTCACAGTATCAACGTATTTTAAAACAAAAGAATAATTATTTGAAGCAACTGCAATATGGACAAAAGACAGACAGCACCATGCTTGAAGTCTTAAACCAACAATTTGCAGAATACGCACTCAAAATTACGCTAAGACGTGAACATTTTATTAATGAACTTGAATCACTAGCGAAACCTATCCATTCTGGGATTACAAATGAACGTGAAACATTGTCTTTAAACTATTTACCTAGTATTAAACTAGAAAATAAAGATAAAAGTGAGACAGAACGCTTAGAGGAAGTCTTAACGATACTTAATGACAATATGGAACGAGAAAAAGATCGAGGTGTGTGTTTATACGGACCTCACAGAGATGATTTAGGTTTTAATGTGAATGGAATGGACGCTCAGACTTATGGCTCGCAAGGTCAACAAAGAACTACTGCACTATCAATCAAACTCGCTGAAATTGAGTTAATGAATATTGAAGTAGGTGAGTATCCAATTCTATTGCTAGATGATGTATTAAGTGAGTTAGATGATTCACGTCAATCTCATTTATTGAGCACTATTCAACATAAAGTGCAGACTTTTGTTACTACGACATCCGTAGACGGTATAGAACATGAAATTATGAAAAACGCTAAACTTTATCGCATTAATCAGGGCGAAATTATAAAGTAA
- the yaaA gene encoding S4 domain-containing protein YaaA produces MIDLVEEVIVDGDITLGQFLKTEGIIESGGQAKWFLQDFDVMINDERETRRGKKLNHRDSIVIPEVGSFLILHQGEE; encoded by the coding sequence GTGATTGATTTGGTTGAAGAGGTAATTGTTGATGGAGACATTACTTTAGGGCAATTTCTAAAGACAGAAGGTATTATCGAATCTGGCGGACAAGCAAAATGGTTCTTACAAGATTTTGATGTCATGATCAATGATGAGCGTGAAACGCGTCGCGGTAAGAAATTAAATCATCGAGATAGCATTGTCATACCAGAAGTCGGTTCATTTTTGATATTACATCAAGGTGAAGAATGA